Proteins from a genomic interval of Zingiber officinale cultivar Zhangliang chromosome 2A, Zo_v1.1, whole genome shotgun sequence:
- the LOC122039958 gene encoding transcription factor MYB93-like: MGRSPCCDENGLKKGPWTPEEDQKLIHYIKKHGHGSWRALPKLAGLNRCGKSCRLRWTNYLRPDIKRGKFSLEEEETILSLHAILGNKWSAIASHLPGRTDNEIKNFWNTHLKKKLIQMGFDPMTHRPRTDFFSTLPQLIALANLRELILDGRLQAEAVQAMANGAAAAAADLEAMNMLGSQMMPSSFPPTMPCAVLDNQPPPANQENRECYSMAGFGQEEPPHPLLLPPPPTEVSVVNHGDDRIISSYNIWPELLLDNQFMAEFA, from the exons ATGGGGAGATCGCCCTGCTGCGACGAGAATGGCCTCAAGAAAGGGCCGTGGACTCCTGAGGAGGACCAAAAGCTTATCCACTACATCAAGAAGCATGGCCATGGAAGCTGGAGAGCCCTCCCCAAACTCGCAG GGCTCAATCGTTGTGGCAAGAGCTGCAGGCTGAGATGGACGAATTACTTGAGGCCGGACATTAAGAGAGGCAAATTctcgcttgaggaagaggaaacCATCCTCAGCCTGCACGCGATCTTAGGGAACAA GTGGTCTGCAATCGCCTCGCACCTCCCTGGACGGACCGACAACGAGATCAAGAACTTCTGGAACACCCACCTGAAGAAGAAGCTCATCCAGATGGGTTTCGACCCCATGACTCACCGCCCGAGGACCGACTTCTTCTCCACACTCCCGCAGCTCATCGCCCTCGCCAACCTTCGCGAGCTGATCCTCGACGGTCGCCTGCAGGCAGAGGCAGTCCAGGCCATGGCGAATggagccgccgccgccgccgccgacttGGAGGCCATGAACATGCTGGGCTCTCAGATGATGCCGTCGTCCTTCCCTCCGACGATGCCTTGCGCCGTCCTTGATAACCAGCCGCCGCCTGCGAACCAGGAGAACAGAGAGTGCTATTCCATGGCAGGATTTGGCCAGGAAGAACCGCCTCatccacttcttcttcctcctccaccgactGAAGTCTCCGTTGTCAACCATGGCGATGATCGTATCATTTCTAGCTACAATATCTGGCCTGAGCTCTTGCTTGATAACCAATTCATGGCTGAATTCGCCTGA